A portion of the Leptospira noumeaensis genome contains these proteins:
- a CDS encoding AAA family ATPase — translation MTHGLVLGKFYPPHKGHIHLISEAKKNCDELTVLICSLQREQIPGELRFKWMLSLFPDPKIRIVWVQDENPQYPEEDPDFWNLWRKTIETHTKKKVDILFTSEDYGEPLSKVLGCKHILIDLNRNEVPVSATKIREAPLTHWDWIPELIRPYFVKRIVLTGSESVGKTSLAEILAKEFQTNWIPEFAREYLESKVGPMDESDFLPIAKGHLLSEVEAAKTSNGILFLDTDLLTTKVYLERYYESEIPWLTERALGLKYDASFFLDIDIPWIEDKLRDLGEERESMRTRFLQAMEDANRSFHWIRGDYQTRKQEAIKIVNQLKTEPMNRESFTLEQRRLRSFE, via the coding sequence ATGACCCATGGCCTAGTTCTTGGAAAATTTTATCCTCCTCACAAAGGACATATCCATCTCATTTCAGAGGCAAAAAAAAACTGCGACGAACTCACTGTCCTGATATGTTCCTTACAACGAGAACAAATTCCTGGCGAATTACGTTTCAAATGGATGTTGTCTTTATTTCCCGATCCGAAAATTCGAATTGTTTGGGTTCAGGATGAAAATCCGCAATACCCAGAAGAAGATCCCGATTTTTGGAATCTTTGGCGAAAGACGATTGAGACTCACACGAAAAAGAAAGTGGATATTCTTTTTACCTCTGAAGATTATGGTGAGCCACTTTCAAAAGTTCTTGGGTGTAAACATATACTGATTGACTTAAATCGAAACGAAGTACCCGTCTCTGCCACAAAAATCAGAGAGGCTCCTTTAACCCATTGGGACTGGATTCCAGAGCTCATTAGACCTTATTTTGTAAAACGAATCGTTCTTACTGGAAGTGAATCCGTTGGGAAAACCAGTTTGGCCGAAATTCTTGCAAAAGAATTCCAAACCAATTGGATTCCTGAATTTGCTCGAGAGTATTTGGAATCAAAAGTTGGCCCAATGGACGAATCGGATTTTTTGCCCATTGCCAAAGGACATCTTTTGTCAGAAGTAGAAGCGGCAAAAACTTCCAATGGAATTTTATTTTTAGATACAGATCTACTCACAACCAAAGTTTACTTAGAAAGATATTATGAGTCAGAAATCCCTTGGCTCACAGAACGGGCATTAGGTTTAAAATACGATGCCTCTTTTTTTCTAGACATTGATATTCCTTGGATAGAAGACAAATTACGAGATTTAGGTGAAGAACGAGAATCCATGCGAACTCGGTTTTTACAAGCAATGGAAGATGCCAATAGGAGTTTTCATTGGATACGAGGAGATTATCAGACAAGAAAACAAGAGGCAATCAAAATCGTAAACCAGTTGAAAACAGAACCTATGAACCGAGAATCATTCACTTTAGAGCAGCGACGTTTACGTAGTTTTGAATGA